In a single window of the Leptospira barantonii genome:
- a CDS encoding tetratricopeptide repeat protein gives MGQNLAVSNPSSIEESAWELFETGSYEEVISIAKENPNHVFLNHLSGIAGFESGSDHGINYFLKGSSVLTPLLDAYLLKEAGKFREAAKKFHGYFKTASVPVAYSILRTAILVSEDAVDFKVVLDLIPIYKARFSNDYFCKAEFFSNYHLRNYKEALQVFAENAKRLSEERDVMGALGLALVHTGKFEEAKSVLEKIPGYEELPTFDEKKKQFSEKIASIPKMEAKRKSLSMKELIDLGFAYLFSENFKKAEEVFSELVAVHG, from the coding sequence ATGGGTCAGAATTTAGCAGTATCCAATCCGTCTTCCATTGAAGAGTCCGCGTGGGAATTATTCGAGACGGGTTCTTACGAAGAAGTGATTTCGATCGCGAAAGAAAATCCGAATCATGTTTTTTTAAATCATTTGAGTGGGATTGCCGGGTTTGAATCCGGTTCGGATCATGGGATCAATTATTTCTTAAAGGGTTCTTCTGTATTGACCCCGCTTCTCGATGCTTATCTTTTAAAAGAAGCCGGAAAATTCAGAGAAGCCGCTAAGAAGTTTCACGGATACTTTAAAACGGCTTCGGTTCCGGTCGCGTATTCCATTTTGAGAACCGCGATTTTAGTCAGTGAAGACGCGGTGGATTTTAAAGTGGTTCTGGATTTGATCCCGATCTACAAAGCCCGCTTTTCCAACGATTATTTCTGCAAGGCGGAATTCTTTTCCAACTATCATCTTAGAAATTATAAGGAAGCACTTCAGGTTTTTGCGGAGAATGCAAAACGTCTTTCCGAAGAAAGAGACGTTATGGGTGCATTGGGGCTTGCCTTGGTTCACACCGGAAAATTCGAAGAAGCGAAATCGGTTCTCGAAAAAATTCCCGGTTACGAGGAACTTCCTACCTTTGACGAAAAGAAAAAACAATTCTCCGAAAAGATCGCGAGCATTCCAAAGATGGAAGCCAAAAGAAAATCTCTTTCTATGAAAGAATTGATCGACTTAGGTTTTGCGTATCTCTTTTCCGAAAATTTTAAAAAAGCGGAAGAGGTGTTCAGCGAACTCGTCGCAGTGCACGGTTGA
- a CDS encoding ATP-dependent DNA helicase, translated as MNRSTQYFDKLSTIWDDFEPRKGQIQLSQKIEESLFNGTHLIAEAGTGVGKSLAYLIPAALSSMEREEPVVISTETKSLQQQLLLKDIPMVSKILGTDLRAEVAMGASNYVCKRKLNHVMRDGTFGPEMIPHIDSFNRWIRTTESGRKQEYTGTASYDFWNKITREADNCLGRNCPNFSHSYYFLEREKWKRCNILIVNHHLLAAHIASDFNILPEFSRAILDEAHNFPGIIGSSFRQEIRSQEIQKLLQQIWLPNKNTGVAVSISSNELKDLVTKAGDSLTSFFNALSGEVPLNFYSPQRIKRPLKLDKGAFAAVLAGITEILQKHLSKLSKDSDDITEKESVLVLEMLSGRMEEIAVGLETFRLVDDPSLVYWIEPPDQSSKEIYYKICMEPLSPDEIIRDLFASRMQSVIFTSATLSTSGSDFKYFKKKIGDLPASSLTVPSPFPYQKNALLYVPKEIRDPVADPDGYHADLAKQILWLIEMTQGNTFVLFTSFKSLKLVYEAIRPHTDLPLFSQSDLGPDGAKQMYLETPNSVLFGVSTFWQGIDIRGDKLKSVIIAKLPFQVPNDPVLETKSEKLKESGGNPFAELQLPYACTVLKQGFGRLIRSGTDTGVVSILDPRMFTKTYGKDLLKSLPPAKLIQNREDLRREFDNLPK; from the coding sequence TTGAACCGTTCGACACAATACTTCGATAAACTTTCGACCATCTGGGACGATTTCGAACCCAGAAAGGGACAGATTCAACTTTCTCAGAAGATAGAAGAATCCCTTTTCAACGGAACGCATCTGATCGCAGAAGCGGGAACCGGGGTCGGTAAGTCCCTCGCCTATTTGATTCCGGCCGCGCTTTCTTCTATGGAGCGAGAAGAACCCGTAGTCATATCGACGGAAACGAAATCGCTTCAACAACAGCTTCTTCTAAAAGACATTCCCATGGTTTCCAAAATTTTAGGAACCGATCTAAGAGCGGAAGTCGCGATGGGGGCTTCGAACTACGTTTGTAAACGAAAACTGAACCACGTTATGCGCGATGGAACCTTCGGTCCGGAAATGATTCCTCATATCGATTCGTTCAATCGTTGGATCCGAACCACAGAGTCGGGAAGAAAACAGGAATATACGGGAACCGCTTCTTATGATTTTTGGAATAAGATCACCCGCGAAGCGGACAATTGTTTGGGAAGGAATTGCCCGAACTTTTCTCATTCTTATTATTTTTTAGAAAGGGAAAAATGGAAACGTTGTAATATCTTGATCGTCAATCATCATCTATTGGCGGCGCATATCGCGAGTGATTTCAACATTCTTCCCGAATTCAGCCGAGCCATCTTGGACGAGGCGCATAACTTTCCGGGAATCATAGGTTCTTCCTTTCGTCAGGAAATCCGTTCTCAGGAAATTCAAAAACTTCTGCAACAGATCTGGCTTCCGAATAAGAATACCGGAGTTGCAGTTTCCATTTCTTCAAACGAGCTAAAAGATTTGGTCACAAAAGCCGGGGACTCGTTGACTTCTTTTTTTAACGCACTTTCGGGCGAGGTTCCTTTAAACTTTTACAGTCCTCAAAGAATCAAAAGACCTTTGAAGTTGGATAAAGGCGCGTTCGCGGCCGTTCTTGCGGGGATCACGGAAATTCTCCAGAAACATCTTTCCAAATTATCCAAGGACAGCGACGACATTACCGAAAAGGAATCCGTTCTCGTCTTAGAGATGTTAAGCGGGAGAATGGAGGAAATCGCGGTCGGATTGGAAACCTTTCGTTTAGTCGACGACCCGAGCCTTGTCTATTGGATAGAACCTCCCGATCAGAGTTCCAAAGAAATATATTATAAAATCTGCATGGAACCTTTGAGCCCGGACGAAATCATTCGGGATCTGTTCGCATCCAGAATGCAATCCGTGATTTTTACTTCCGCGACCTTGTCCACTTCCGGTAGCGATTTTAAGTATTTCAAAAAGAAGATCGGGGATTTACCCGCGTCCAGCCTTACCGTTCCTTCTCCGTTCCCGTATCAAAAGAACGCACTTCTGTATGTGCCAAAAGAAATCCGGGACCCTGTCGCAGACCCGGACGGTTATCACGCGGATCTTGCAAAACAGATTCTCTGGTTGATCGAGATGACTCAGGGAAACACATTCGTACTTTTTACTTCTTTTAAATCTTTGAAACTCGTTTACGAAGCGATTCGTCCTCATACGGATCTTCCTTTGTTTTCACAATCCGATCTCGGACCCGACGGCGCGAAACAAATGTATTTGGAAACCCCCAACAGCGTTCTCTTCGGTGTTTCCACGTTTTGGCAAGGAATCGACATTCGAGGTGATAAACTCAAATCCGTGATCATAGCCAAACTCCCGTTTCAAGTTCCAAACGATCCGGTTCTGGAAACCAAAAGTGAAAAGCTCAAGGAATCCGGTGGAAACCCATTCGCAGAACTTCAGCTTCCGTATGCGTGTACGGTTTTGAAACAGGGATTTGGTCGTCTGATTCGGTCCGGAACCGACACGGGGGTCGTTTCGATTTTGGACCCGAGAATGTTCACAAAGACATACGGAAAGGATCTTTTGAAGTCCCTTCCTCCCGCTAAACTGATCCAGAATCGAGAAGATTTAAGAAGAGAATTCGACAATCTGCCGAAATAA
- the asnS gene encoding asparagine--tRNA ligase: MSETPIVSNHDLEKHVDQKVLIQGWVHGIRGSNARQFLSLRNSGRILQVLAEKEILGEEVFQTVKHLRQETSVSVTGKLVRNEKSPLGFELVMESLKIVGESENYPITPKEHGIDFLISQRHLWLRSSKQLAILKIRDNLSFAIRKYFHEREFLLIDTPILTGSVGESAGTLFSTEYFDLGNAYLAQTGQLYLETAIFAHNKVFCYGPTFRAEKSKTRRHLTEFWMVEAEVAFASHSDNLKLQEDFVKTIIKETVQNSLQDLKVLERDPTPLLAYLEKDFPIIDYTKALEILQSKGEDIVWGDDINSEREQMLTTEFGGPVFIQKYPREAKAFYMKVNPDDPKTVLNADLIAPDGVGEIIGGSEREENYENIIHRLEEEKLPVESYDWYLDLRKYGSVPHSGFGLGSERMIAWICGLQHVRECIPFPRMMERLYP; this comes from the coding sequence ATGTCTGAAACTCCGATCGTAAGCAATCATGATTTAGAAAAACACGTAGATCAAAAAGTTCTCATCCAAGGTTGGGTTCATGGAATCCGGGGAAGCAACGCGAGACAGTTTCTTTCTCTCCGAAACAGCGGAAGAATTTTACAGGTTCTCGCCGAAAAAGAAATTCTCGGGGAAGAAGTTTTTCAAACCGTAAAACATCTCCGTCAAGAAACGTCCGTATCGGTTACGGGCAAACTCGTTCGAAACGAAAAGTCTCCGCTCGGATTCGAACTCGTGATGGAATCGCTCAAGATCGTGGGAGAATCCGAAAATTATCCGATCACTCCCAAGGAGCACGGGATCGACTTTCTCATTTCACAGCGTCATCTCTGGTTGCGTTCTTCCAAACAACTCGCTATTCTTAAGATTAGGGACAATCTTTCTTTTGCGATCCGCAAATACTTTCACGAGCGTGAATTTCTTTTGATCGATACGCCGATTCTCACCGGTTCGGTGGGAGAAAGCGCGGGAACCTTATTCTCCACCGAATACTTTGATCTTGGAAACGCATATCTCGCGCAAACGGGGCAACTGTATTTGGAAACCGCGATCTTTGCGCACAACAAGGTCTTTTGTTACGGACCGACCTTCCGCGCGGAGAAGAGCAAAACAAGACGACATCTCACGGAGTTCTGGATGGTGGAAGCCGAAGTCGCATTTGCAAGTCATTCGGACAATTTAAAACTCCAAGAGGATTTCGTAAAAACGATCATCAAAGAAACCGTTCAAAATTCTTTGCAAGACCTAAAGGTTTTGGAAAGGGATCCGACTCCGCTTCTTGCGTATCTTGAAAAAGATTTTCCGATCATTGATTACACAAAGGCTCTCGAAATTCTCCAGTCGAAAGGAGAAGACATCGTTTGGGGAGACGACATCAATTCCGAAAGAGAACAGATGCTCACCACCGAATTCGGCGGTCCCGTTTTTATCCAAAAATATCCGAGAGAAGCCAAAGCGTTTTATATGAAGGTCAACCCGGATGATCCGAAAACGGTTTTGAACGCGGATCTGATCGCGCCGGACGGAGTGGGTGAGATCATCGGAGGTTCGGAAAGAGAGGAGAATTATGAGAATATCATTCACCGTCTCGAAGAGGAAAAACTTCCCGTGGAATCCTACGATTGGTATTTGGATTTGAGAAAATACGGATCGGTTCCTCATTCCGGTTTCGGACTCGGTTCGGAAAGAATGATCGCTTGGATCTGCGGACTCCAGCACGTCCGAGAATGTATTCCGTTTCCGAGGATGATGGAACGACTTTATCCATGA
- the folD gene encoding bifunctional methylenetetrahydrofolate dehydrogenase/methenyltetrahydrofolate cyclohydrolase FolD, with protein sequence MNPVLLDGKKLSEKIRDGIRSDIEERKAKNLRIPKLATILVGNNPASETYVAMKVKACHSVGMGSEMIRLGEETTTEELLAVIDKLNADPNTDGILLQHPSPPQIDERAAFDRIALHKDVDGVTTLSFGKLSMGVETYLPCTPYGMVLLLKEYGIDVAGKNAVVVGRSPILGKPMAMLLTEMNATVTLCHSKTQNLPEVVRKADIIVGAVGKPEFIKADWISKGAVLLDAGYNPGNVGDIEISKAKDVSSYYTPVPGGVGPMTIAVLLLQTLYSAKEHFTPPVK encoded by the coding sequence ATGAATCCGGTTCTTTTAGATGGAAAAAAACTCTCCGAAAAAATCAGGGACGGAATCCGTTCCGATATAGAGGAACGAAAAGCGAAGAATCTTAGAATTCCAAAACTCGCTACGATCTTAGTCGGCAACAACCCGGCTTCCGAAACCTACGTCGCCATGAAGGTCAAGGCCTGTCACAGCGTGGGAATGGGTTCGGAGATGATTCGTCTCGGAGAAGAAACGACTACGGAAGAATTATTGGCCGTAATCGACAAGTTGAACGCGGACCCGAATACCGACGGAATTTTACTCCAACATCCTTCTCCGCCGCAAATCGACGAACGAGCGGCATTTGATCGGATCGCTCTTCACAAGGACGTCGACGGAGTCACTACGCTTTCCTTCGGAAAACTTTCCATGGGTGTGGAAACCTATCTTCCTTGTACTCCCTACGGAATGGTACTCCTACTCAAAGAATACGGAATCGACGTTGCCGGCAAGAATGCGGTTGTGGTGGGTCGTTCTCCCATTCTCGGGAAACCGATGGCGATGCTTCTCACCGAAATGAACGCAACCGTCACTCTCTGTCATTCTAAAACTCAAAATTTACCCGAGGTCGTTCGCAAGGCCGATATCATCGTGGGCGCGGTTGGTAAACCGGAATTCATCAAAGCGGATTGGATTTCCAAGGGCGCGGTTCTTTTGGACGCGGGTTACAATCCGGGCAACGTAGGAGATATAGAAATTTCAAAGGCGAAGGACGTTTCTTCGTATTACACTCCGGTTCCGGGCGGGGTCGGTCCTATGACGATCGCCGTACTTCTCTTACAGACGCTCTATTCGGCAAAAGAACACTTTACACCACCGGTAAAGTGA
- a CDS encoding DUF1176 domain-containing protein, with protein MKRIGFIKARLFLFLLLVFTAFGILVVVFFFGKEWIDPRSEKNFVSSLIREFQSSKTSSINVNPKRTSIEWPKDCDFYAHSSYENSREGNFSSPEEVCANALEFVKDQLPKNCDYDSTRSGAGGKIDYHLYADFLKYAPVRFFPLSERTFIGELLCTSGAYNRYNVYFIYDERIVPAKTRILRFKAFRFEESNGTVSKSSFESDRLVRFYKPETKDFVAFNKYRGMGDCGEFFRYSLSESDQPILVEMRAKLNCDGTEVYSADEVPVSWTRYEIPSDFFGF; from the coding sequence ATGAAACGAATTGGTTTTATAAAAGCTCGGCTTTTTCTTTTTCTGCTCCTGGTTTTCACCGCTTTTGGGATTTTAGTCGTCGTCTTTTTCTTCGGCAAAGAATGGATCGATCCGCGATCCGAAAAGAATTTCGTTTCTTCTCTCATCCGAGAATTTCAATCCTCCAAAACTTCTTCAATCAACGTAAACCCCAAAAGAACTTCCATCGAATGGCCCAAAGATTGCGACTTTTACGCGCATTCTTCGTATGAGAATTCTCGCGAAGGAAATTTTTCATCTCCCGAAGAGGTCTGTGCGAACGCGTTGGAATTCGTAAAAGATCAACTTCCGAAAAATTGTGATTATGATTCTACAAGATCGGGAGCGGGCGGGAAGATCGATTATCATTTATATGCGGATTTTCTTAAGTACGCGCCGGTTCGTTTTTTCCCTTTGTCGGAAAGGACATTTATAGGAGAATTGTTGTGCACATCGGGCGCTTACAATCGTTACAACGTATATTTTATCTATGATGAAAGAATCGTTCCCGCAAAAACGAGAATTCTAAGATTTAAGGCGTTTCGTTTCGAGGAATCAAACGGAACGGTTTCCAAAAGTAGTTTCGAAAGTGATCGTTTGGTTCGTTTTTACAAACCGGAAACAAAGGATTTCGTTGCCTTCAACAAATACAGAGGGATGGGAGATTGCGGAGAATTTTTTCGTTATTCTCTTTCCGAATCCGATCAACCGATTCTTGTCGAAATGCGGGCCAAGTTGAATTGCGACGGAACGGAGGTTTATTCCGCCGATGAGGTTCCGGTTTCTTGGACGAGATACGAGATTCCATCGGACTTCTTCGGTTTTTGA
- a CDS encoding acetylxylan esterase, with translation MAISFDECFQTYPELHSPSDLDEFWSEAIRDLKNFPIKKQSKALLKGSIIKETIYDISFQSWQNANLTGTLVIPRKRGDLPVVVYFHDYGKDRPAIIKGLTETGVAQLIIDLRGHGSQLVRPQLKEGEVADPDWTPGYFSKGLDGKDSFYMKGLYLDVIRAVEFLRLTDGIDGDKIILAGKSMGASLAAFGAAYTNRIKGLILETPNFCHIDDNQLKLEKSWMKEINAQLNSSKTKKTAMKKSLAYYDSINFSKKIKIPTLVSVGMDDNISHPKSIFAFFNHLNNDKRMQVYPTEGNEAGLKGEKQNGANLEFVREIFFPE, from the coding sequence ATGGCGATCAGTTTTGACGAATGTTTTCAAACCTATCCGGAGCTTCACAGCCCAAGCGACCTCGACGAATTTTGGTCCGAGGCGATTCGGGATTTAAAAAACTTTCCGATTAAAAAACAATCTAAGGCCCTTCTCAAAGGATCGATTATCAAGGAAACCATCTACGATATTTCCTTTCAATCCTGGCAAAACGCAAACCTCACGGGGACTCTCGTCATTCCCCGAAAAAGAGGAGATCTTCCCGTGGTCGTTTACTTTCACGACTATGGAAAAGACAGACCCGCAATCATCAAAGGACTTACGGAAACCGGAGTCGCTCAACTCATCATCGATCTGAGAGGTCACGGTTCTCAGCTGGTTCGCCCCCAACTCAAAGAGGGAGAAGTCGCCGATCCCGATTGGACCCCCGGATATTTTTCCAAAGGTCTGGACGGAAAGGATTCTTTCTATATGAAAGGGCTTTATCTCGACGTGATCCGTGCGGTGGAATTTTTAAGACTGACCGACGGAATCGACGGGGACAAAATCATTCTCGCCGGAAAATCCATGGGGGCTTCTCTTGCGGCCTTCGGTGCGGCTTATACGAATCGAATCAAAGGATTAATCCTCGAAACTCCAAACTTCTGTCATATAGACGACAACCAGCTCAAACTCGAAAAAAGCTGGATGAAGGAAATCAACGCGCAGTTAAACAGTTCCAAAACGAAAAAGACCGCGATGAAAAAGAGTTTAGCATATTATGATAGTATAAACTTCTCCAAGAAGATCAAGATCCCTACTCTTGTTTCGGTGGGAATGGACGACAATATCTCTCATCCAAAATCCATATTCGCATTTTTCAATCATCTCAATAACGACAAAAGAATGCAGGTCTATCCGACCGAAGGAAACGAAGCGGGTCTCAAAGGCGAAAAGCAGAACGGGGCCAATCTAGAATTCGTGAGGGAAATTTTCTTTCCCGAATGA
- a CDS encoding sodium-dependent transporter produces the protein MSKEPPKESWKSRTGLILTVASGAIGLGNFIRFPGQAVANGGGAFMVPYIISFILVGIPVCITEWIMGRMGGRTGHSAPFLFKSFLSGFPLRIVGAIGVTVPILIYVYYVFIEAWCLAYSFEFLTGQIRLNPDGNVPQSQIIQAAGNYYLDLTGARQNGDAISGKIFYATLTCFVLNFALVYRGISKGIETFAKIAVPLMLASSAVILIRVLTLDNIEIGLGRMWNPDWSALLKSEVWIAAAGQIFFTLSAGFGIALVFSSYLKRENDVVLSSLSAASLNEFVEVAIGGMVTIPVAFLFLGASINDFGMFGMGFIALPSVFSMMPGGELFGAIWFFVLFLAAITSSVTMLQPGIIFLEESFGMRRQTSSLILFLFTASLCFPILYFNQNFQALELADFWIGTILIFILASIQIFLFGWKVGAKKGLEDGNEGSHLELPKFFWFVIQYITPAFLIVVFIAFLIQNLPGHFERMSVDSMVTQAIAKGTSVEAARMGALISRSVFFGILIVFSLIVLLVHYALKYKEKRGQTE, from the coding sequence ATGAGTAAGGAACCCCCTAAAGAAAGCTGGAAATCCAGAACCGGACTGATTCTGACCGTCGCGAGCGGAGCCATCGGCCTTGGAAACTTTATCCGATTCCCCGGACAAGCGGTCGCAAACGGAGGCGGAGCCTTTATGGTCCCCTACATCATCAGCTTCATCCTTGTCGGAATTCCGGTTTGTATCACCGAATGGATCATGGGGAGAATGGGCGGTCGAACCGGTCACAGCGCCCCCTTCTTGTTCAAAAGTTTTTTATCGGGTTTCCCGCTAAGAATCGTCGGAGCAATCGGTGTCACAGTTCCGATTCTCATTTACGTATATTACGTTTTCATTGAGGCTTGGTGCCTCGCCTATTCTTTCGAATTCTTAACCGGACAAATCCGTTTGAACCCGGATGGAAACGTTCCACAAAGTCAAATCATCCAAGCCGCCGGAAATTATTACTTGGATCTGACGGGCGCAAGACAAAACGGGGACGCGATTTCGGGTAAGATTTTTTACGCAACCTTAACTTGTTTCGTTCTAAACTTCGCACTCGTATATCGAGGAATTTCAAAAGGAATCGAAACATTCGCAAAGATCGCGGTTCCTTTAATGCTTGCGTCTTCGGCGGTAATTCTGATTCGAGTTCTTACGTTAGACAACATCGAGATCGGCTTGGGAAGAATGTGGAACCCCGATTGGTCCGCGCTTCTAAAATCGGAAGTGTGGATCGCGGCCGCGGGTCAGATCTTTTTTACTTTGTCCGCAGGATTTGGAATCGCCCTCGTATTTTCAAGTTATCTCAAACGGGAGAATGACGTGGTTCTTTCTTCCCTTTCCGCGGCTTCTTTGAACGAATTCGTAGAAGTTGCGATCGGAGGAATGGTGACGATCCCGGTTGCGTTCTTATTCTTAGGCGCTTCCATCAACGACTTCGGAATGTTCGGAATGGGGTTTATCGCGCTTCCTTCGGTTTTTTCCATGATGCCCGGCGGGGAATTGTTCGGAGCGATTTGGTTCTTCGTTCTTTTTCTCGCGGCGATCACGTCATCGGTTACGATGTTACAACCCGGGATTATTTTCTTGGAAGAATCCTTCGGGATGAGAAGGCAAACCTCAAGTTTGATTTTGTTTTTATTCACTGCGAGTCTTTGTTTTCCGATTCTTTACTTCAACCAAAACTTCCAAGCGTTGGAACTCGCGGATTTTTGGATCGGAACGATTTTGATTTTTATACTCGCGAGTATTCAAATTTTCTTATTCGGTTGGAAGGTCGGCGCGAAAAAAGGTCTCGAAGACGGAAACGAGGGTTCTCATCTGGAACTTCCGAAATTCTTTTGGTTCGTGATTCAATACATAACGCCCGCGTTTTTGATCGTGGTATTCATCGCATTTTTGATCCAGAATCTTCCGGGTCACTTTGAGAGAATGAGCGTGGACTCCATGGTCACTCAGGCGATCGCAAAAGGAACTTCGGTGGAAGCCGCAAGGATGGGAGCCCTCATCTCCAGATCCGTTTTTTTTGGAATTCTGATCGTTTTCAGTCTTATCGTGCTTCTCGTTCACTACGCTTTGAAGTATAAAGAAAAGAGAGGACAAACGGAATGA